In a single window of the Littorina saxatilis isolate snail1 linkage group LG3, US_GU_Lsax_2.0, whole genome shotgun sequence genome:
- the LOC138962574 gene encoding uncharacterized protein has protein sequence MKFAVVLLVVLPLALASPVDKRGALDFLGLSHLGDVFNLGKLRETAQHIVDNLGTDASEAQCETQCHGFLSVEPTHLLHTVCTPLCKSFQTVVHMLHLTPQAS, from the exons ATGAAGTTCGCTGTTGTTCTGCTCGTCGTCCTGCCTCTGGCTCTGGCCTCCCCTGTCGACAAGCGTGGAGCTCTCGACTTCCTCGGCCTCTCACATCTCGGTG ATGTGTTTAACCTGGGCAAGCTGAGGGAAACTGCTCAGCACATCGTGGACAACCTGGGAACCGACGCCTCAGAGGCTCAGTGCGAGACCCAGTGCCACGGATTCCTGTCAGTGGAGCCCACCCACCTTCTGCACACCGTCTGCACCCCTCTCTGCAAATC ATTCCAGACAGTGGTCCATATGTTGCATCTCACCCCCCAGGCTTCTTAA